A window of Candidatus Bathyarchaeota archaeon contains these coding sequences:
- a CDS encoding Lrp/AsnC ligand binding domain-containing protein, whose translation MPTAFVLINAELGKEEGILKELRNIDSVKEAHFVYGVYDIIAKVEAESMDKLKEIVTFKIRRLSDVRSTLTMTVAEGI comes from the coding sequence ATGCCCACCGCATTTGTTCTGATTAATGCGGAGCTCGGTAAAGAGGAGGGTATCCTCAAGGAGCTTAGAAACATCGACAGCGTCAAGGAAGCACATTTCGTCTATGGTGTTTACGATATTATCGCCAAGGTTGAAGCTGAGAGTATGGATAAACTGAAGGAGATTGTCACATTCAAGATAAGAAGGTTGAGCGACGTAAGAAGCACGTTGACGATGACAGTCGCCGAAGGCATCTAA